From Quercus lobata isolate SW786 chromosome 11, ValleyOak3.0 Primary Assembly, whole genome shotgun sequence:
tctctttgcaTCCACACACGAGaacagaaaagaagagaaaaagaggtgacacaacaacacaacacaacacaacacaaacacCACACACACCACACCCACCATACAGGAAAGAACAGAAAACCAAACTAAGGTAAAGTTTGACGATTCTGATCTGACACgctttctagtttttttttttttcgacaaCTTCTATGTGACTCATTTTCATGTCATTTGTATGACTCTATTTTCCGTTTCTCATTTGGATTTCCATTTCCCATTtctgctttattttattttatatatcttATTCTCCCACACCCTTCTCATCTTATGaactataattttgtttttcaacatCAGGTAGTACTTTGTTTTGGATTCCATTCATGCTGACTACATGTTTctgaattatatttgaatttttgtttctgGGTTAGATTCAGAATTCCATGTATGGCAACacccttttttaaaaatttaattttgtctGTTTGTTTGTGAttcaattatgtttttgttaaagTTCTGGATCCCATCTTGGTGGCCAGGCTGGCATTCATTATTTTCTGCAATTGCTTTCTGTTGTTAAGCTTAGAATTCATATCCCTCATTCTCCTTATATCTATATTTGTCAAATGATATTTTACATGCTTGGATTTATGTGATGGAATTGCCAATGAGCTCTGGCTTATCAATAAAAAGTTCCTGGACTTATGTTATGGAATTCTTTTTATTGAACTTGTTTgctgttattttaattttctggaATTCAATTCATAATATGatcaagaacaacaacaacaacaaccaagacTTTGGTCCAAAATCTTGGTCCAGCTATGGATCAGACTAGTCAGGGTTGGTTgccacatgtattttttttatgtcataAAACTTGcccattttttattgtattcgAGGTCCGATGTACATTGCTAGTAGTGAATGCCTCAATATGTATACGTAGTGTGGACCTATTCATAATAGAGTGACTGCGTTTTACAGTGGTTGTCAACGTACCACCACACTCCTTTTTTTCGGATTTGGTAACGACTGTGTTCAAATATATGTCATTAAGTAAAGACACATGTggagttaaaattgaaaaaatgctGTGTTATGTTTATTACAAATTCATTTTTAGTGATGTGTATTTGATTGGCTTATAGTGTGGTGTAAATTTTGCAGGTTGCGTCTCCTCTTATCAAGCAAATAGCGCTTAAAGTAATTTtgaatcagaaaaatacaagaagTGTGGGTAGCAATGCACTATGAAAGCAACAGTTGGATATGGGAAGGGCTGTACTACTACCCACACCTATTTGGTGGTTTGATGCTCACAGCAGCCTTACTTGGCTTGTCCACCAGCTATTTTACTGGTCTTGGTGTCCCACACTTGCCCTTTTTGTGGTCCGATCTCGGGATTTTCCCCAAGAAGAAAAATGGGAAGAAGCGCATTCGGGTTTACATGGATGGGTGCTTTGATCTCATGCATTACGGCCACGCCAATGCATTGAGGCAAGCCAAGGCTTTGGGGGATGAGTTGGTGGTGGGTGTTGTGAGTGATGAGGAGATCATTGCCAATAAGGGTCCACCTGTTTTATCTATGGAAGAAAGGTCTGCATCTGCATGTGTatgcatttctttcttttccattttagtTTGGTTTATAACTCTAAGTTAACCAAGTGTTTATGTGGACTGTTATCCAGGTTGGCCCTTGTTAGTGGTTTGAAATGGGTGGATGAAGTAATAACTAATGCTCCTTATGAGATTACAGAGAAATTTATGGACACTCTCTTTAATGAGCATAATATTGACTACATTATACATGGTGATGATCCTTGCCTGCTTCCCGATGGAACTGATGCTTATGCCTTGGCAAAGAAAGCCGGCCGCTACAAGCAGATTAAACGCACTGAAGGTGTATCTAGCACAGACATTGTAGGTACTATGAATCTCTTGATCAATCTCAgaattcttttttaatgaaattattattgtATTGGAGGAAAAAAGGATCACTTGGTTTTGGCCTGTATGATTATCACTCAAccttttctatatttttcacattaaactcattgtacttttttttcctaagtctCTGCATATATGATCTGGATGTAGGTAGAATACTTTCATATGTGAGGGTTCCAGAAGTTTCTCAGGATCATAATGGTTCTTTGTGTGGAGAACCTCATAAAGAAAGTCAATCTAAGGGTGCCCATGTATCACAATTTCTACCGACTTCCCGACGGATTGTGCAGTTCTCAAATGGCAAGGTATTGTTCATTTGGGTTATTCTCATGCAAAGACTGTCATGTATGGCTACTTTTTTCtcacgaaaaaaagaaaaagaaaaaaagaaagagagagaaagaagtagGATTATGTTTTGAAATGTTGCATGCTAATTAATCTATCTTCTATACCTATTTATCCCCTTCGCTAATTTTTCTGCCATATATCTAATTTCTTAGACTGATGTCTTTGGGGTCCAGGCTTGGGTAAAATGAGACACAACTATATAACtctattttaacaattttgtaGAGCAATctgaatatattaaaaatagggAGTTCATTGAAGAGATTTGTacttaatttatcaaaaataaataaatgaagagAATTGTATGTatgcaataaaaatgaataacCCCATGCAAATGAGTGCTTTGTATTAAGTCAATGACTAGTGGCTCTTTACTGGTCAATCACACATTGTTATATTTCTATGTGGATTCAGTATGTTGTTATCATCGGCTTGTCCTAATATGAGAACAAAGGGTTGAGAGGTTAAAATTTCCCTCTCCCTTTGTCTGGATTTTTCCCCCCAAAATATGATATTGTTTTCTATTTGTTAGGGACCTGCACCAAATGCTCGTGTTGTGTACATTGATGGGGCATTTGATCTCTTTCATGCTGGGCATGTTGAGGTAAAATTCTCATGTATTCTCCTGCTAGCATCTTTTTGTTTCATTGTGATTTTAGTTGACTATATATTCATTCTCTGTCAATTACATCAACTTaatatttaattggattttttacATGGGTATGGTGTCTTggcaattaatttattttggtaagTTACAAATGCACCCAATGGGCCTTGAACCCACAACTCTCCACCTAGAACTTATAAGGGGAGTTGGTAACTTATGTACTTGATTGTTATGGTCCCCAGCTGAATTTGTCGTGTTTACTTGGGTGATTCTTTTTTATGATTTGAATAAAACTTACATtacttatatataataaataaataaataaataagttataaGGGGAGGAGGTGCCAGTTGAGGTAGAGCTGATTTGCTGGTGTCTTTGCTTTGAAATCTGTTATGTAAGTGGAGACATTGCTATAAATAGTTGACAGTTTGATATCTTCACTTGACCATGTTGAAGCTCTGTGGATCTTATCTTTGTGATTATCGTTTGATAGCCTTTTACCTCATTATTGAGGATTGTATTAACATGGTCTAATATGTCACATACCTGGGCCCTGTTTTGGTATAGCTCTGGTTCTCATCATTAAGCGTACCATAATGTCATCAAGTTTCAGCATGTCTTTTGCACCATCAATGATATAGCTACAAACAAGTTGCATATTGTTGCTTGCTTAAAATAGTTgcatgatttgattttgtgatatattccccccttcattttttttttgacaagtatgTTCCCCCCTTTGTTTTTTGAAGACATAATTGAACCTTCCTCATGAGTCTGTTATGATTTGCTTACTTCCCATCATTTTTCCTTGATTTCTCAGATCCTCAAGAGTGCTAGGCAGCTTGGAGATTTTCTATTGGTTGGTATTCACACGGACCAGATTGTGAGGTATATCCTTCTTATACATGATTTGACCCAAGTTCATGGTTGCTTTGCCACTTTCCCATGGCTTTTTGTAAAGTTTGGAAGTTGTACATCATACAGTCTTTCTTTtagtaataagaaaaaaataaataatgacaacAAGTTGTTTCATGCAGTGAACACAGGGGGAATCCGCATCCAATTATGCATTTACATGAGCGTAGTCTTAGTGTGCTGGCTTGCCGTTATGTTGATGAAGTTATCATTGGTGCACCTTGGGAAGTTACAACTGACAtggtgtgtaattttttttctgattGTTTTTTCTAAAATGGGTATCAGGTTATCTTGATATTGTATTTTGTAATGAATATCTGAGTACACCCCTTGTCTGCTCAAGCAAGGTTCCACCCAAGTACAGCAGTTTCTGTGCAACATTCCTCCCCGTGCTTTGTTCTTGGGGTAGTTATGCATGCATCGATAAGACATTTGATAGACAAGGGAACATGTTAACTGCTAAGTTGTTGATTGATATTTATCTGAAATGTAATACTTGTGTACCTTTCTAGAATAGATGAAACTGAACATAAGGCATTTGATAGATAAGACACAAGACATCTGAAATGTAATGTCTTATCTAGTTATGGATAAGACATTTGATAGAAAAGGGAACATGTTGACTACTAAGTTGTTGATTGGTATTTATCTGAAATGTAATACTTGTGTACCTTTCTGGAGTAGATGAACCTGAACACATAATGTTGTTATTGCACGTACAACTTTAGAAACTTTGCAACATCTAAACTGGACCATAATGTTGACAcgcacacacaaacacacagaaAGACATGCTTATCTGTGGTATTTATATCCATGCTACATATTTAGATGTCATATCTACTTAGTGAATTGAAGATGCTCTTGCAACTGTTTTCACTTTAAACCATTTCAAACCATTTCCGGAGAcgcacaaagagagagagagagagagagagagtaccccTGCACTGGCGCTGCCATCTAGATCGTCACCACCGAAGACCGATCCACCCAAAACAGATCTCATCGGCGCCGACGTTACCGATCTCATTCTCGTTCTCGACCCAAAGCTCATCAGTGTCGCTGATCTCGTCGTCTTGATCTCATCGCACCGATGATCTTGTCGTCTCGATCTCGTCGCCCATGACCCATGACCGATCT
This genomic window contains:
- the LOC115968273 gene encoding ethanolamine-phosphate cytidylyltransferase-like isoform X2, with the translated sequence MHYESNSWIWEGLYYYPHLFGGLMLTAALLGLSTSYFTGLGVPHLPFLWSDLGIFPKKKNGKKRIRVYMDGCFDLMHYGHANALRQAKALGDELVVGVVSDEEIIANKGPPVLSMEERLALVSGLKWVDEVITNAPYEITEKFMDTLFNEHNIDYIIHGDDPCLLPDGTDAYALAKKAGRYKQIKRTEGVSSTDIVGRILSYVRVPEVSQDHNGSLCGEPHKESQSKGAHVSQFLPTSRRIVQFSNGKGPAPNARVVYIDGAFDLFHAGHVEILKSARQLGDFLLVGIHTDQIVSEHRGNPHPIMHLHERSLSVLACRYVDEVIIGAPWEVTTDMITTFNISLVVRGTVAESNPLLT
- the LOC115968273 gene encoding ethanolamine-phosphate cytidylyltransferase-like isoform X1, whose product is MHYESNSWIWEGLYYYPHLFGGLMLTAALLGLSTSYFTGLGVPHLPFLWSDLGIFPKKKNGKKRIRVYMDGCFDLMHYGHANALRQAKALGDELVVGVVSDEEIIANKGPPVLSMEERLALVSGLKWVDEVITNAPYEITEKFMDTLFNEHNIDYIIHGDDPCLLPDGTDAYALAKKAGRYKQIKRTEGVSSTDIVGRILSYVRVPEVSQDHNGSLCGEPHKESQSKGAHVSQFLPTSRRIVQFSNGKGPAPNARVVYIDGAFDLFHAGHVEILKSARQLGDFLLVGIHTDQIVSEHRGNPHPIMHLHERSLSVLACRYVDEVIIGAPWEVTTDMITTFNISLVVRGTVAESNPLLTGENDPYKVPKSMGIFRLLESPKYITTSSVAQRIMANHEAYLKRNAKKAESEKKYYAQKKYVSGD